In Hermetia illucens chromosome 1, iHerIll2.2.curated.20191125, whole genome shotgun sequence, one genomic interval encodes:
- the LOC119661700 gene encoding 17-beta-hydroxysteroid dehydrogenase 13 → MAMVKNDNDTTGRVYQKVVQIVEILVLFIKIFTEIFISTVKLFLGEKQKDVSGEIVLITGTGHGIGRELALQYAALGATVICVDINEAGNKETVREANSQGEGEAFGYVCDVSKREQVLEVARKVQKEVGSVSVLINNAGIMPTHSLEQHTPEEIRRVFDINVLSHFWTLEAFLPDMREKNRGHVVSISSIAGHVGLSNLVPYCASKFAVRGLLEALHEEYREKGITCIKTTCVSPYMVNTGLCKKPKVKFPGILGLQDPKDVASAIIEAQRKDLKDITIPLGLYQFGSFCRLFPVKCQLLIKDYIDSGVESDL, encoded by the exons CAATGACACAACTGGTCGAGTTTATCAGAAAGTGGTTCAAATTGTAGAAATACTTGTGCTGTTCATCAAGATATTCACCGAAATATTTATTTCAACAGTTAAACTTTTCCTcggagaaaaacaaaaagatgtCAGTGGAGAGATAGTATTA ATTACAGGAACAGGTCATGGGATTGGAAGAGAACTTGCCTTGCAATATGCAGCCTTGGGTGCAACCGTCATATGTGTTGACATTAATGAAGCTGGAAATAAGGAAACTGTCAGGGAGGCCAACAGTCAAGGTGAAGGAGAAGCGTTTGGATATGT CTGTGATGTCTCAAAACGTGAACAGGTCCTTGAGGTCGCTCGAAAAGTGCAAAAGGAAGTTGGCTCAGTTTCGGTGCTCATTAATAATGCAGGTATAATGCCAACGCACTCTCTAGAGCAACATACTCCCGAAGAGATCCGTAGGGTATTCGACATCAATGTTTTATCACATTTCTGGACATTGGAAGCATTTTTACCAGATATGCGAGAGAAAAATCGTGGTCATGTGGTGTCAATATCGTCTATTGCCGGCCATGTTGGTTTGTCCAATTTGGTCCCATATTGTGCCTCGAAATTCGCAGTTCGTGGATTGCTGGAAGCTTTACATGAAGAGTACAGAGAAAAAGGAATAACTTGT ATCAAAACAACATGTGTCAGCCCCTACATGGTAAACACAGGGCTTTGTAAGAAGCCCAAAGTGAAATTCCCAGGTATCCTAGGATTACAAGATCCTAAAGATGTTGCATCGGCCATAATCGAAGCTCAACGCAAAGATCTTAAAGATATAACGATTCCATTAGGTTTATATCAGTTTGGATCCTTCTGCCGCCTGTTTCCTGTGAAGTGCCAACTTCTGATTAAGGATTACATCGATAGCGGGGTGGAGTCGGACTTATAG